Proteins encoded together in one Micromonospora auratinigra window:
- a CDS encoding phenylacetate--CoA ligase family protein has translation MWLPTTGPAAGFAAEYLTLHRAFYDRTLRPEQLDAWRERQLRKVLDQVSTGSPFYARHLAGIDLSTITPATLDRLPFTTKTHLREEMLDVLSRPLADSVFFYETTGTTGRATPCPRDGREVVASNAHVTESWASIFRHHFGDHPPRVGLMGPTEVHSFGDTLGDVARNVGSMNAKIWPYSPVIGFAKALQLMKDLALEVICCTPGVALMLAKAAAHHGYRLREDFSVKLLFVTGEMCTPALARNLESVWGADVYNILYGSQEAFVVATACRNKRMHLSQTNYLIEVVDPETGVSHGGRGSGELTVTMLVDGVKPLVRYRTGDAVVVGESDCDCEMPGDLVQIVGRTLDRIELGTRRFTAGQIETAVLTGVTGSAGYQVVIDHEPTTGGDRLTVRLELLKDLVEDPAGLAGRVRRQATEALGVPVEVELSDGLDPIVSTGAFVSWKAARIVDRRVEADHETRVAQRMAGNRGYDT, from the coding sequence ATGTGGCTCCCGACCACGGGCCCGGCGGCCGGCTTCGCCGCCGAGTACCTGACCCTGCACCGCGCGTTCTACGACCGCACCCTGCGCCCCGAGCAGCTCGACGCCTGGCGGGAGCGACAGTTGCGGAAGGTGCTCGACCAGGTCAGCACCGGTTCCCCGTTCTACGCCCGGCACCTGGCCGGGATCGACCTGAGCACGATCACCCCGGCCACCCTCGACCGGCTGCCCTTCACCACGAAGACGCACCTGCGCGAGGAGATGCTCGACGTGCTGAGCCGACCGCTGGCCGATTCGGTCTTCTTCTACGAGACGACCGGCACCACCGGGCGCGCCACCCCCTGCCCCCGCGACGGCCGGGAGGTGGTGGCCAGCAACGCGCACGTCACCGAGTCCTGGGCGTCGATCTTCCGGCACCACTTCGGTGACCACCCGCCCCGGGTGGGGCTGATGGGCCCGACCGAGGTGCACTCCTTCGGCGACACCCTCGGTGACGTGGCCCGCAACGTCGGCTCGATGAACGCCAAGATCTGGCCGTACTCCCCGGTGATCGGCTTCGCCAAGGCCCTGCAGCTGATGAAGGACCTGGCGCTGGAGGTCATCTGCTGCACCCCGGGCGTGGCGCTGATGCTGGCCAAGGCGGCCGCGCACCACGGCTACCGGCTGCGCGAGGACTTCTCGGTCAAGCTGCTCTTCGTCACCGGCGAGATGTGCACCCCCGCGCTGGCCCGCAACCTTGAGTCGGTCTGGGGCGCGGACGTCTACAACATCCTGTACGGCTCGCAGGAGGCGTTCGTGGTCGCCACCGCCTGCCGCAACAAGCGGATGCACCTGTCCCAGACCAACTACCTGATCGAGGTGGTCGACCCGGAGACCGGCGTGTCGCACGGCGGGCGCGGCAGCGGCGAGCTGACCGTCACGATGCTGGTCGACGGGGTGAAGCCGCTGGTCCGCTACCGCACCGGGGACGCGGTCGTCGTCGGCGAGTCGGACTGCGACTGCGAGATGCCCGGTGACCTGGTGCAGATCGTCGGCCGCACGCTGGACCGGATCGAGCTGGGCACGCGGCGCTTCACCGCCGGCCAGATCGAGACGGCGGTGCTGACCGGCGTCACGGGCTCGGCCGGCTACCAGGTGGTCATCGACCACGAGCCGACCACCGGCGGCGACCGGCTGACCGTCCGGCTGGAGCTGCTCAAGGACCTGGTCGAGGACCCGGCCGGGCTGGCCGGGCGGGTCCGCCGGCAGGCGACCGAGGCGCTCGGTGTACCGGTCGAGGTGGAGCTGAGCGACGGGCTGGACCCGATCGTCAGCACCGGGGCGTTCGTGAGCTGGAAGGCCGCCCGGATCGTGGACCGGCGGGTCGAGGCCGACCACGAGACCCGGGTGGCGCAGCGGATGGCGGGCAACCGTGGCTACGACACCTGA
- a CDS encoding prephenate dehydratase, whose amino-acid sequence MATTPDLTAAGPVPALPGPLAGAYGQRWRELVDRWAGRPGTSLATLGPAGTSSHLTAAFLAERHGLRVELCDTFDGVLDALLRRRVAHALVPSAYQGLTRFHWHGDLRLDAYFAQATPEYGIAAPAGGGPDDPGGEVAVAALWEVRRIFADLAPAALRERPVRWVDADSTQHAAEILAAGGADLAVTNEPGVRRHALRWVARRPGAEIVWLVFGHR is encoded by the coding sequence GTGGCTACGACACCTGACCTGACCGCCGCCGGGCCGGTGCCCGCCCTGCCCGGGCCGCTGGCCGGGGCGTACGGGCAGCGGTGGCGCGAGCTGGTGGACCGGTGGGCCGGCCGGCCCGGCACGTCGCTGGCCACGCTGGGCCCGGCCGGCACGTCCAGCCACCTGACCGCGGCGTTCCTCGCCGAGCGGCACGGGCTGCGCGTCGAGCTGTGCGACACCTTCGACGGGGTGCTCGACGCGCTGCTGCGGCGGCGGGTCGCGCACGCCCTGGTGCCCAGCGCGTACCAGGGGCTCACCCGCTTCCACTGGCACGGCGACCTGCGGCTGGACGCGTACTTCGCGCAGGCCACCCCGGAGTACGGCATCGCCGCCCCGGCCGGCGGCGGGCCGGACGACCCGGGCGGCGAGGTCGCGGTGGCCGCGCTCTGGGAGGTCCGGCGGATCTTCGCCGACCTCGCGCCGGCGGCCCTGCGGGAGCGCCCGGTGCGCTGGGTGGACGCCGACTCCACCCAGCACGCCGCCGAGATCCTCGCCGCCGGCGGCGCCGACCTGGCCGTGACCAACGAACCGGGGGTACGCCGGCACGCGCTGCGCTGGGTGGCCCGCCGCCCGGGCGCGGAGATCGTCTGGCTGGTCTTCGGCCACCGCTGA
- a CDS encoding amidohydrolase family protein produces the protein MSRRTLLHRATVQEGLGVASRPRHSVLLDGERVVAVLPDAQAPVDAPDVDVLDLAGRTVLPGMTLGHTHIAYLNVLDGRETLFKYTVPEVALGAAANAAAMLRLGYTAFVGAGSVAGIDMALRRAIDAGRLPGPRITPCSRDLMVSGPPERRNPAVKQRIPTDLMRLADTPEELVEYVNTEVDQGAEIIKVFSTGDDTFPNGRSHELLFTAEELVVAARAAHERGVKIRAHSRGLAGIRNAIAAGVDVIDHATYADDAALDAIAERGIFVVPSLHQPHRLLTTGTRHGKTPEYLETLEFRAEVENTLRILPLMVQRGIPIVAGDDFGFAWTPHGRYAEELETYVTMAGIPAPTVLTWATANGARLAGRGDEAGTVQPGRLADLVVTDGDPAEDITVLGRPEAIELVLLGGRVVAGDAARYRTRQPAGVA, from the coding sequence GTGTCCCGACGAACGTTGCTGCACCGCGCCACCGTCCAGGAGGGACTGGGCGTGGCGTCCCGACCGCGGCACAGCGTGCTGCTCGACGGGGAGCGCGTCGTGGCCGTGCTGCCCGACGCGCAGGCCCCCGTGGACGCCCCCGACGTGGACGTGCTCGACCTGGCCGGGCGCACGGTGCTGCCGGGCATGACGCTCGGCCACACCCACATCGCCTACCTCAACGTGCTGGACGGCCGGGAGACGCTGTTCAAGTACACCGTCCCGGAGGTCGCGCTGGGCGCCGCCGCGAACGCGGCCGCCATGCTGCGGCTGGGCTACACCGCCTTCGTCGGCGCCGGCTCGGTGGCCGGCATCGACATGGCGCTGCGCCGGGCGATCGACGCCGGGCGGTTGCCCGGCCCGCGGATCACGCCGTGCAGCCGGGACCTGATGGTCTCCGGCCCGCCCGAGCGCCGCAACCCCGCGGTCAAGCAGCGGATCCCCACCGACCTGATGCGGCTGGCGGACACCCCGGAAGAGCTGGTCGAGTACGTCAACACCGAGGTCGACCAGGGCGCGGAGATCATCAAGGTGTTCTCCACCGGCGACGACACCTTCCCCAACGGCCGCTCCCACGAGCTGCTCTTCACCGCCGAGGAGCTGGTGGTCGCGGCCCGGGCGGCGCACGAGCGGGGGGTGAAGATCCGGGCGCACTCGCGCGGGCTGGCCGGCATCCGCAACGCCATCGCCGCCGGGGTGGACGTGATCGACCACGCCACCTACGCCGACGACGCGGCGCTGGACGCGATCGCCGAGCGCGGCATCTTCGTGGTGCCGAGCCTGCACCAGCCGCACCGGCTGCTCACCACCGGCACCCGGCACGGCAAGACCCCGGAGTACCTGGAGACGCTGGAGTTCCGGGCCGAGGTGGAGAACACCCTGCGCATCCTGCCGCTGATGGTCCAGCGGGGCATCCCGATCGTCGCCGGGGACGACTTCGGCTTCGCCTGGACCCCGCACGGCCGGTACGCCGAGGAGCTGGAGACGTACGTGACGATGGCCGGCATCCCCGCCCCGACGGTGCTCACCTGGGCCACCGCCAACGGCGCCCGGCTGGCCGGGCGCGGTGACGAGGCCGGGACCGTGCAGCCCGGTCGCCTCGCCGACCTGGTGGTCACCGACGGCGACCCGGCCGAGGACATCACCGTGCTGGGCCGCCCCGAGGCGATCGAGCTGGTGCTGCTGGGCGGTCGGGTGGTCGCCGGCGACGCCGCCCGGTACCGCACGCGCCAGCCGGCGGGGGTGGCCTGA
- a CDS encoding MFS transporter yields the protein MRRVVPVVPLLAVGAFAIGTDTFVVAGVLPEVARSLRVGVASAGWVSTVFALAYAVAAPVLGALTGRLERRTVLLVSLAGFTLGNAASALAGDLPLLLLARVFTAVSAALYIPAASASAAALAPPERRGRAMAVVLGGLSAATVAGVPFGTWLAADLQWRATFWLLAGLGAGCAVAVALGLPALRLPAGPGLAARLAPLRESRVGLAVLTTALFMTGGYLALTYVGALLAPATDGDGTLLAVLLLVFGVPAVAGTVLGGRATDRWGALPVLLVSVAGLALVLATLPLTRQALLPAGLAMAAWGVTAMATQPAQQHRLFAVAPTSGPLLLSLNSSATFVGIALGGFLGNRLLRHGGADALDLLGPVGAGLCVLALGTALLGARTRPARSAGEPAPAPATAGR from the coding sequence ATGCGGCGGGTCGTACCGGTCGTGCCGCTGCTGGCGGTCGGCGCCTTCGCCATCGGCACGGACACCTTCGTGGTCGCCGGGGTGCTGCCCGAGGTGGCCCGCAGCCTGCGGGTCGGCGTCGCCTCGGCCGGCTGGGTGAGCACCGTGTTCGCGCTGGCGTACGCGGTCGCCGCGCCGGTGCTCGGCGCGCTGACCGGCCGGCTGGAGCGGCGTACCGTGCTGCTGGTCTCGCTGGCCGGCTTCACCCTGGGCAACGCCGCCTCGGCGCTCGCCGGAGACCTGCCGCTGCTGCTGCTGGCCCGGGTCTTCACGGCGGTGAGCGCGGCGCTCTACATCCCCGCCGCCTCCGCCTCGGCGGCGGCGCTCGCCCCGCCGGAGCGGCGTGGCCGGGCGATGGCGGTGGTGCTCGGAGGCCTCTCCGCGGCCACCGTGGCGGGTGTGCCGTTCGGCACCTGGCTCGCCGCCGACCTGCAGTGGCGGGCCACCTTCTGGCTGCTCGCCGGGCTCGGCGCGGGTTGCGCGGTGGCGGTGGCGCTCGGCCTGCCGGCGCTGCGGCTGCCGGCCGGCCCGGGACTGGCCGCCCGACTCGCCCCGCTGCGCGAGTCCCGGGTGGGGCTGGCGGTGCTCACCACCGCGCTCTTCATGACCGGCGGGTACCTGGCGCTGACCTACGTCGGGGCGCTGCTCGCCCCGGCCACCGACGGCGACGGCACGCTGCTCGCGGTGCTGCTGCTGGTCTTCGGGGTGCCGGCGGTCGCCGGGACGGTGCTCGGCGGCCGGGCCACCGACCGGTGGGGCGCGCTGCCGGTGCTGCTGGTCTCGGTGGCCGGGCTGGCCCTGGTGCTGGCCACCCTGCCGCTGACCCGGCAGGCGCTGCTCCCCGCCGGGCTGGCGATGGCCGCCTGGGGGGTGACGGCGATGGCCACCCAGCCCGCGCAGCAGCACCGGCTCTTCGCGGTCGCCCCGACCTCCGGGCCGCTGCTGCTGTCGCTGAACTCGTCGGCCACCTTCGTCGGCATCGCGCTGGGCGGGTTCCTCGGCAACCGGCTGCTGCGGCACGGCGGCGCGGACGCGCTGGACCTGCTCGGGCCGGTCGGCGCGGGGCTGTGCGTGCTGGCGCTGGGCACCGCGCTGCTCGGCGCCCGGACCCGGCCGGCCCGCAGCGCCGGCGAACCGGCCCCGGCCCCGGCCACCGCCGGGCGCTGA